A genomic stretch from Takifugu flavidus isolate HTHZ2018 unplaced genomic scaffold, ASM371156v2 ctg388, whole genome shotgun sequence includes:
- the LOC130520458 gene encoding uncharacterized protein LOC130520458 isoform X2 has protein sequence MPAQIKSIAGKLLTVVYENSPQEEVVVCCDSVRRLPPPNFSCNVAVGDEVEVFSRLGDQEPFGWWLAQIKMIIGEWYLIEYMDGFQEFVKSGSIRNKNTDTFCTVEMLMQLFCLEEPRVRLQEEQCHAQAETKDQGCQTQADDGGQPTEYAGSSEQRAHTTGNGSLRDQKCLSSEAHSGQPADSGEHTEELWQTDEDQPVWTLKLEPKPPKVKKPARRRNCQRRLREYTMDDEYDDEEIRITPQGLCLFRLFGSRWVAMA, from the exons ATGCCG GCCCAAATCAAGTCCATTGCTGGAAAGCTTCTGACAGTAGTTTATGAAAACAG TCCACAGGAGGaagttgttgtgtgttgtgactCTGTGCGGCGGCTGCCTCCTCCAAATTTCTCCTGTAACGTGGCTGTTGGagatgaggtggag GTTTTCTCCAGGCTTGGTGATCAGGAACCATTTGGCTGGTGGCTGGCACAGATCAAAATGATTATAGGAGAG TGGTATCTGATTGAATACATGGATGGATTCCAGGAGTTTGTCAAATCAGGGTCCATCAGGAATAAGAATACGGACACTTTCTGCACCGTAGAAATGCTCATGCAGCTCTTCTGCTTAGAAGAGCCAAGAGTCAGACTGCAG GAGGAGCAGTGCCACGCACAAGCAGAGACCAAGGATCAGGGCTGTCAGACCCAAGCCGACGACGGCGGTCAGCCAACTGAATATGCTGGTTCTAGCGAGCAAAGGGCCCACACAACAGGAAACGGCAGCTTGCGAGACCAGAAGTGTCTGAGCAGTGAGGCCCACAGCGGCCAGCCAGCAGACTCTG GGGAACACACTGAAGAATTGTGGCAAACCGACGAAGACCAGCCGGTCTGGACTCTGAAAT TGGAGCCAAAGCCTCCAAAGGTCAAAAAACCCGCCCGTCGTCGCAACTGCCAGCGTCGACTGCGTGAATACACCATGGATGACGAGTACGACGACGAAGAAATAAGGATCACCCCACAGGGACTCTGCCTGTTCCGATTGTTTGGCAGCCGATGGGTGGCAATGGCCtaa
- the LOC130520458 gene encoding fragile X messenger ribonucleoprotein 1-like isoform X1, whose protein sequence is MVQVNVEVEGMNGAFYEAQIKSIAGKLLTVVYENSPQEEVVVCCDSVRRLPPPNFSCNVAVGDEVEVFSRLGDQEPFGWWLAQIKMIIGEWYLIEYMDGFQEFVKSGSIRNKNTDTFCTVEMLMQLFCLEEPRVRLQEEQCHAQAETKDQGCQTQADDGGQPTEYAGSSEQRAHTTGNGSLRDQKCLSSEAHSGQPADSGEHTEELWQTDEDQPVWTLKLEPKPPKVKKPARRRNCQRRLREYTMDDEYDDEEIRITPQGLCLFRLFGSRWVAMA, encoded by the exons ATGGTTCAAGTCAACGTTGAAGTAGAAGGGATGAACGGCGCCTTCTACGAG GCCCAAATCAAGTCCATTGCTGGAAAGCTTCTGACAGTAGTTTATGAAAACAG TCCACAGGAGGaagttgttgtgtgttgtgactCTGTGCGGCGGCTGCCTCCTCCAAATTTCTCCTGTAACGTGGCTGTTGGagatgaggtggag GTTTTCTCCAGGCTTGGTGATCAGGAACCATTTGGCTGGTGGCTGGCACAGATCAAAATGATTATAGGAGAG TGGTATCTGATTGAATACATGGATGGATTCCAGGAGTTTGTCAAATCAGGGTCCATCAGGAATAAGAATACGGACACTTTCTGCACCGTAGAAATGCTCATGCAGCTCTTCTGCTTAGAAGAGCCAAGAGTCAGACTGCAG GAGGAGCAGTGCCACGCACAAGCAGAGACCAAGGATCAGGGCTGTCAGACCCAAGCCGACGACGGCGGTCAGCCAACTGAATATGCTGGTTCTAGCGAGCAAAGGGCCCACACAACAGGAAACGGCAGCTTGCGAGACCAGAAGTGTCTGAGCAGTGAGGCCCACAGCGGCCAGCCAGCAGACTCTG GGGAACACACTGAAGAATTGTGGCAAACCGACGAAGACCAGCCGGTCTGGACTCTGAAAT TGGAGCCAAAGCCTCCAAAGGTCAAAAAACCCGCCCGTCGTCGCAACTGCCAGCGTCGACTGCGTGAATACACCATGGATGACGAGTACGACGACGAAGAAATAAGGATCACCCCACAGGGACTCTGCCTGTTCCGATTGTTTGGCAGCCGATGGGTGGCAATGGCCtaa